A segment of the Terribacillus aidingensis genome:
GGTGTTCAGATCCAGGCTATTTGCGGAACTAGCAAAGAGAAAGCAGCAGATATGGCGTCCAATTATGAGGGTGCAAATGGGTATGATCAGTATGTGGAAATGCTGGATGCAGAGGAGCTTGATGCGGTTTATATCGTTACACCGCCAATGATTCGGGGAGAAATCGAATTAGAGCTTATTGGGCGCGGTATTCCTTTCTTCATCGAAAAGCCGTTGGGGACAGAGGACAAGATCCCAGCCAAGGTGTTAGAGCGTATGAATGAGAGTTCTCTGATTACGTCTGTTGGGTATCATTTTCGATATAGTGATTCGGTTCAGTATCTAAAGGAAAACGTAAATGGCCAAATGCTTGGTATGGTATTAGGTAAATGGATGGGCGAGATGCCCATGGTGGGTTGGTGGAGAGATCAAGAGAATCTGGCGGTCAATTTATCGAACAAACAACGCATATTGTAGATTTACTGAGATACGTCTGCGGTGAGGTTGAAGAAGTATACGCGATGTATGGTAATCAAGTACAGCATAATAAGCATGATAATGTTACGGTGCCTGACATTGGAACGGTAAGTTTACGGCTGCAAAATGGCGTGATAGCTAACCTGTCGAATACATGTGTCCTTCCTAGTGGCATGGGAGATGTTGGGCTCAAGTTTTATACAGATAAAGGAACACTGGATTGGCAGGGCGATAAACTAGAAATAGACCAAGAAGGCATAAAGACGGTGTATAAGGATACGGACAATCCATACGTTCGGGAAAATGAGGCATTTATTCATGCCGTTCGTACTGGCGACACTTCGCACATCCGCTCTGATTATCGTGATGCATATCTAACTCATGAGGTGACGTATGCTGCTTTGGAATCAGCGAGAAGTGGTGTACCTGTTAAGCTTAAAAAATAAAGGTAATAAAAGAAGGAGCACTGATTTGGGTCAGGGCTCCTTTCTTAAGTATGCTCGGCATCTGTTAACCAAGAATTCTCACTAAATATTTAAATAACACACATTATTTGGTAAAAACACGCCTTTAGTCATGGTATGATAGTAGGGGAACAAAGGTTGATAAACATGTACTAGAAAGCTGTTTTTTTATAGGGGATAAGGGGAGAACTAACATTGGAATCATTCTTAGTCATTTTAACGTTACTAGCTTTAGCCGGTATGGTATTCTTTTTTGTCTTAGCCTTAGTAAAAGGAAAAGGGAACAGGCGTAGGAACTTTGCGAAATCAGGTGGCTGTCTGATTGCACTTATAGTCGTATCGATTATTGGGGGATCAATAATTGAAGAGGCGCCCGCTTCTGAAGATGTTAAAGCAAAAGATTCCTCAGCGGCTGAAGAAACGGCTGTAAAGGAAGAAGAAGCAGAGGAAGAAGCGCAGAAAGAAAAAGAAGCTAAGGAAGCAGAAGAACAAGCGCAGAAAGAACAAGAAGCAAAGGAAGCAGAGGAACAAGCGCAGAAAGAACAAGAAGCCAAGGAAGCAGAGGAACAAGCGCAGAAAGAGAAAGAAGAACAAGAAGCAAAGGAAGCTGAGGAACAAGCACAGAAAGAGAAAGAAGAACAGGAAGCTAAAGAAGCTAAAGAAGCCAGCGTAACTGTTTCTCAAGAACAGGCGGTAAATAGCGCTGAAAGCTATGTGAATTATACTGCATTCTCTAAGTCGGGATTGATTGAACAATTAGAGTTTGAGGGTTTCAGCACAGAAGATGCAACATACGGTGTAGAAAATATCACGGTTGATTGGCAAGAGCAAGCGGTTAAGTCAGCTCAAGACTATATTAGTTATACTGCATTCTCTAAATCAGGATTGATTGAACAATTAAAGTTTGAGGGTTTCAGCACAGAAGATGCAACATACGGTGCAGAAAACATCACAGTTGATTGGCAAGAACAAGCAGCTAAGGCTGCTCAAAACTACCTTGATTATACTTCTTTTTCCAGACAGGGTTTAATTGATCAATTGATTTTTGAAGGATTCAGCACAGAGCACGCGACATACGGTGCCGATCAGGTTGGTTTGTAGTAGATATATTATTGGGGGAGTAGCTAATAGCTACTCCCTTTAATTTTTACTACTTCGCTTATCCTATGAAAAAATGGCATAATAAAAGAAATCATAAAAAATTAAGGATGACTAGATGAGACAGTTAGTAGAAGTAAAAGTAAAACCGAAATCGGTTAAAGATATAAAGAATGGCTATCCGCTGCTCACAAAAGAAGCAATTGAAACTTCAGGATTGAAGGTAGATGAGGGTAGCATCTTGCGTTTAGTTGACTCCAACCGCAAGTACATTGCTACAGCCTACTATGGTCTGCAAAATAAAGGGATAGGTTGGGTTTTAACTAGTAAGGAACAAGAGAAAATCAATATAAAGTTTTTTGTTAAGAGAATGAGTGAAGCTATTGCAAAGCGGAAGAACTTATACGATACCGAAGATACAACTGCTTTCCGTGTGTTTAATGGGGAAGGAGACGGTATCGGCGGATTGATCATTGATTTCTATGACGGCTTTTATATGGTGAGTTGGTATAGTGAAGGTATTTATTCTTTCCGTGAAGATATATATCAAGCATTGAATGAAGTGGCAGAAGTTCGGGGTCTATATGAAAAGTTACGCTTTAACACCAATGGCCAATACGTGGAGCAAGATGATTATGTGTCAGGTGAAAAGGGAGAATTTCCTTTAATCGTTTTGGAAAACGGGATGAAATATGCGGTAGATCTAAATGATGGAGCAATGACAGGGATATTCTTAGATCAACGTAATGTACGAAAAGCATTACGTGACCATTATTCAGAAGGAAAAACGGTTTTAAATACATTCTCTTATACAGGTGCGTTCTCTGTAGCAGCAGTTCTTGGTGGTGCAACAAAGACAACAAGCGTGGATGTAGCAAAACGAAGCTTGCCTAAGACTATTGAGCAATTTTCAGCCAACGAAATTGATTATGAAGCGCAGGATATTAAGGTGATGGATGTCTTTGATTACTTTCGATATGCAGACCGTCATGAATTGAAGTTTGATGTTGTCGTATTGGATCCGCCAAGCTTTGCGCGGACAAAGAAAATAACTTTCAGTACTGCAAAGGATTATCCGAAGCTGCTAAAAGACACCTTGAAAATCACCAATCAAGGTGGAATTATTATTGCGTCCACAAATAACGCAAGATTCAATATGAAAAAGTTCAAATCATTTATCGATAAAGCATTTACGGAAACTAACACACGCTACAAAATCCTAGAAGAACACCAATTGCCAGAAGATTTTACTGTACCACATGACTATCCTGAATTTAACTATTTAAAAGTCGTGTTTATAAAGGTAATGAATTAAGGAGGATGTGGACAATTGAAATACAATAAAACAACGATGACGAAATTAATTAATCAACAGAGTGAGTTACATGAGGAGTTAAAAAGGCTGAAAGCTGAAATGGGCTTAGAGAAAAATTTAGCAATTAAAGCACTTTACCATTCATTTGTAGCTAATAGCGGTAAATACATGAACGAATATAAAGAGTTAGAACGTCCGAGATAGGACTAAAAAAGGCAAAGGTTCCTCAGGTGATTTCTGAGGGACCTTTTTTCAATACTTAAACCGTTAACAACTGCCTGCAACTCCTGCGCCAAATCCGAGAGAAAAACAGTCGGATTTGATATATCTTCCAATTCAACGACCGCACAATAATATACCGTAAATTGCTTGTTTTTTCTGTCTTGATTTGTATTTAAAGAATGTATGTAATTAATGAAATTACTTCTCTTCAACATTTAGAATATTTCCGGTCCGTTCCATATATGTGAACCGGTATGTTGTGCCTTCTTCTATCTGATAATTGTTGATCAGCAGCGTAAGATCTCGTTCATCCGTTGTGATTAGTGCAATAGTTGAGTGGCCACCAGTATATACATCCACAACTTTAAAGTCATCTACATGCATCACGCCATCTGCGTAATCCTTCATATCTCCCACACTATTAATTGTTAAAGAACTTAATTGTGGAACAATGAAAACACCTATGGTAAAACAAATTACCCCTGTTAAACCAAAATAAAATAATTGTCTTTTGCCAACTTTCTGTGGGTTTTTTATTGTAATAACAAGACTTGTATAAACAAAAAAGGCAATAAGGGTCAAGGCAGCCAAGTACAACAAAGCAGTTCCTATCCAATCATAGATGAATGCATGATAAAGGCTCGAAGCAAAAAATGTTCTTAAAACCATAAAAGATACACCTAAAATAACAAAAGCAACCATTACCATGATGAAGCTATATATAATTCTTGTAATTCTTGCCCTCTTGCTATTAGCAACCTCACGTTTCAATTGAGCTGAGCTTTGTAAATGCCTTCGTTTTTTCCTGCCCATTAAATCTCCCCTTTAACATATCTATATCTTTTTTTATATATAATCTAGTTCTTGTTTGCCTCTCATAAGATTTGTGAGAGGCAATTTAACTTGTAATATCATTACTTTAAACTTATGTTTTGAAATACCTAGTGTCAAGATTTACCACATTAGTTAAAGTATCTTTCCCTTAAAAATCCAGCATCCTTCATCAATTGCCAATTCACTAAAATAAGGCTGAAGGCGTATTAATTAATCAGCCTTAATCAGGTTCTTCAAATAAATTCCATTTTATATGATTACTGTATTACAACCAATATGCTTACTGAGCAGCCAGTTATTAATAATTGAAGTAGGAAGGAGAAAAAACATGTTTTTGTTGAAAATGCTAAAGAACGATTTCACAAGGAACAAAGTTGTAACGATTACAGTGTTTGTATTTATCACTATGGCTGTTATCTTGGCAGCGAGTGCTATAAACAACATTGCCAACTTAATGCAGGGAATCTCAAATTTTCAAGAAAGTGCAGCACCATCCGACATTACGGTGATGCATGCCGGAGAGTATGACCAGGCGGAGATCGACCGATTTTCAGAACAACATCATGACCATATAGCGATGCAGGAGACGATGGTCCTCCAGAATATTGATGGAAGCAATATTCATTTTGGTCAAAATCAAACGATGGCGGGAACGATACAGGATATTTCATTCGTGGTCCAGAATAAGAATTTTGATTTTATTTTGGATCTGGATAATGAAAAGCTTGATATAAAAAAAGATTTCGTAGCTGTTCCCATCTATTTCATGGAACAACATGATTTAAAAATAGGTGATACGATCAAAGTAAAAAGTGGATGGTATGAGAAGCAAAAACGGAAAGAATACTGTTTATGGTAGATGGAAATATTATTTCACAGAAGAAAATGCGTAAATACGATGCACAGCGGGACGATAGTAAGGAAAGAGAAGAAAGCATTATGAAATGGTTAATGGAAAATGGGTTGTGATTCTTCACTTGCAGTTGGATATTGAAAATGAGGCTTTGGTAAAATTACACTATGACAGCTTATCAGACTGGACGTCAAACCTAAGGGTTTGGCGCTTTTTTTATAGTACATTAGTGTCTTAATCAATTAAAGGAGGTTAAGCTCGATATTCAAAGTTACACTAAGTATCAAATTAGCTCACTGGCAAGTAGGTACGATGAATTTTGCCCTAAAGTGCATACCCCTTTGTACGTTCTTTTATTTTTGAAAGCTTTATAATTCTAAGTACATAGAAAAAATTAAATCGCATCCAAAAGAAAGATGATGGAAAAAAATACCGTAAATGATTTTATAGAACTAAGTGTTAATCCTATCTAAAGCTCATACGAGGTTAAGTAGTTACAATAGATAGTACAAAGGGGAAAATGATAATGAAAAACAAAGTGATTTATGGAATTG
Coding sequences within it:
- a CDS encoding Gfo/Idh/MocA family oxidoreductase; translated protein: MTLKIGMIGTGWFSRKHADILSKMDGVQIQAICGTSKEKAADMASNYEGANGYDQYVEMLDAEELDAVYIVTPPMIRGEIELELIGRGIPFFIEKPLGTEDKIPAKVLERMNESSLITSVGYHFRYSDSVQYLKENVNGQMLGMVLGKWMGEMPMVGWWRDQENLAVNLSNKQRIL
- a CDS encoding Gfo/Idh/MocA family oxidoreductase, whose protein sequence is MDGRDAHGGLVERSRESGGQFIEQTTHIVDLLRYVCGEVEEVYAMYGNQVQHNKHDNVTVPDIGTVSLRLQNGVIANLSNTCVLPSGMGDVGLKFYTDKGTLDWQGDKLEIDQEGIKTVYKDTDNPYVRENEAFIHAVRTGDTSHIRSDYRDAYLTHEVTYAALESARSGVPVKLKK
- a CDS encoding Ltp family lipoprotein, with translation MESFLVILTLLALAGMVFFFVLALVKGKGNRRRNFAKSGGCLIALIVVSIIGGSIIEEAPASEDVKAKDSSAAEETAVKEEEAEEEAQKEKEAKEAEEQAQKEQEAKEAEEQAQKEQEAKEAEEQAQKEKEEQEAKEAEEQAQKEKEEQEAKEAKEASVTVSQEQAVNSAESYVNYTAFSKSGLIEQLEFEGFSTEDATYGVENITVDWQEQAVKSAQDYISYTAFSKSGLIEQLKFEGFSTEDATYGAENITVDWQEQAAKAAQNYLDYTSFSRQGLIDQLIFEGFSTEHATYGADQVGL
- a CDS encoding class I SAM-dependent rRNA methyltransferase: MRQLVEVKVKPKSVKDIKNGYPLLTKEAIETSGLKVDEGSILRLVDSNRKYIATAYYGLQNKGIGWVLTSKEQEKINIKFFVKRMSEAIAKRKNLYDTEDTTAFRVFNGEGDGIGGLIIDFYDGFYMVSWYSEGIYSFREDIYQALNEVAEVRGLYEKLRFNTNGQYVEQDDYVSGEKGEFPLIVLENGMKYAVDLNDGAMTGIFLDQRNVRKALRDHYSEGKTVLNTFSYTGAFSVAAVLGGATKTTSVDVAKRSLPKTIEQFSANEIDYEAQDIKVMDVFDYFRYADRHELKFDVVVLDPPSFARTKKITFSTAKDYPKLLKDTLKITNQGGIIIASTNNARFNMKKFKSFIDKAFTETNTRYKILEEHQLPEDFTVPHDYPEFNYLKVVFIKVMN